A genomic segment from Mustela lutreola isolate mMusLut2 chromosome 15, mMusLut2.pri, whole genome shotgun sequence encodes:
- the MLLT6 gene encoding protein AF-17 isoform X1, with amino-acid sequence MKEMVGGCCVCSDERGWAENPLVYCDGHACSVAVHQACYGIVQVPTGPWFCRKCESQERAARVRCELCPHKDGALKRTDNGGWAHVVCALYIPEVQFANVLTMEPIVLQYVPHDRFNKTCYICEEQGRESKAASGACMTCNRHGCRQAFHVTCAQMAGLLCEEEVLEVDNVKYCGYCKYHFSKMKTSRHTGGGGGGTGGGGGTGGGGSGFIAGRRSRSASPSTLQEKHPSHHERGQKKSRKDKERLKQKHKKRPESPPSILAPPVVPTADKVPSSASSSSHHEASTQETSESSRDSKGKKSSSHSLSHKGKKLSSGKGVSSFTSASSSSSSSSSSSSSSSGGPFQPAVSSLQSSPDFSTFPKLEQPEEDKYSKPAAPTPSAPPSPSAPEPPKADLFEQKVVFSGFGPIMRFSTTTSSSGRTRAPSPGDYKSPHVSGSGASAGTHKRMPTLSAAPVPAEDTPETGLKEKKHKASKRSRHGPGRPKGSRNKEGTGGPAAPSLPNTQLAGFTATAASPFSGGSLVSSGLGGLASRTFGPSGSLPSLSLESPLLGAGIYTSNKDPISHGGSSGMLRAVCSTPLSSSLLGPPGTSALPRLSLSRSPFTSTLPSSSASISTTQVFSLAGSTFSLPSTHIFGTPMGAVNPLLTQAESSHTEPDLEDCSFRCRGTSPQESLSSMSPISSLPALFDQTASAPCGGGQLDPAAPGTTNMEQLLEKQGDGEAGVNIVEMLKALHALQKENQRLQEQILSLTAKKERLQILNVQLSVPFPALPAALPAANGPVPGPYGLPPQAGSSDSLSTSKSPPGKNSLGLDNSLSTSSEDPHSGCPSRSSSSLSFHSTPPPLPLLQQSPATLPLALPGAPAPLPPQPQNGLGRAPGAAGLGAMPMAEGLLGGLAGSGALPLNGLLGGLNGAAAPNPAGLSQAGGAPALQLPGCLNSLTEQQRHLLQQQEQQLQQLQQLLASPQLTPEHQTVVYQMIQQIQQKRELQRLQMAGGSQLPMASLLAGSSTPLLSAGTPGLLPAASAPPLLPAGALVAPSLGNTSLMAAAAAAAAVAAAGGPPVLTAQTNPFLSLAGADGSGPKGGTADKGTSANQEKG; translated from the exons GCTGGGCCCACGTGGTGTGTGCCCTCTACATCCCGGAGGTGCAGTTCGCCAATGTGCTCACCATGGAGCCCATCGTGCTGCAGTACGTGCCTCATGACCGCTTCAACAAG ACATGCTACATCTGTGAGGAGCAGGGCCGAGAGAGCAAGGCAGCCTCGGGAGCCTGCATGACCTGTAACCGCCACGGATGTCGGCAAGCTTTCCATGTCACCTG CGCCCAAATGGCAGGCCTGCTGTGTGAGGAGGAAGTGCTGGAGGTGGACAACGTCAAGTACTGTGGCTATTGCAAATACCATTTCAGCAAAATG aAGACATCCCGGCATACCGGCGGGGGAGGCggaggaacaggaggaggaggaggcacagGGGGCGGTGGCAGTGGCTTTATTGCTGGCCGGAGAAGCCGGTCAGCCTCTCCATCCACTCTGCAGGAAAAGCACCCTTCCCACCATGAAAGGGGCCAGAAGAAG AGTCGAAAGGACAAAGAACGCCTTAAACAGAAGCACAAGAAGCGGCCTGAGTCACCCCCCAGCATCCTTGCCCCGCCTGTGGTCCCCACTGCTGACAAG gTCCCCTCCTCAGCTTCCTCGTCCTCCCACCATGAGGCCAGCACTCAGGAGACCTCTGAGAGCAGCAGGGACTCAAAGGGGAAAAAGTCTTCCAGCCATAGCCTGAGTCACAAGGGGAAGAAACTGAGCAGTGGGAAAGGTGTGAGCAGTTTCACctcggcctcctcctcctcctcctcctcctcctcctcctcttcctcctcctctgggggGCCCTTCCAGCCTGCAG TCTCGTCCCTGCAGAGCTCCCCTGACTTCTCGACGTTCCCCAAGCTGGAGCAGCCAGAGGAGGACAAGTACTCCAAGCCTGCAGCCCCTACCCCTTCAGcacccccctctccctcagcccccgaGCCCCCCAAGGCTGATCTCTTTGAGCAGAAGGTGGTCTTCTCTGGCTTCGGGCCCATCATGCGCttctccaccaccacctccagctCAGGCCGCACCCGGGCCCCATCCCCTGGAGACTACAAGTCTCCCCATGTCTCCGGGTCCGGGGCCTCAGCAGGCACCCACAAGCGGATGCCCACACTGAGTGCCGCCCCCGTGCCTGCTGAGGACACCCCTGAGACAGGCCTGAAGGAGAAGAAGCACAAGGCTAGCAAGAGGAGCCGACATGGACCAGGTCGTCCCAAGGGCAGCCGGAACAAGGAGGGGACTGGGGGCccagctgccccctccctgcccaatACCCAGCTGGCTGGCTTTACGGCCACTGCTGCCTCACCCTTCTCTGGAGGTTCCCTGGTCAGCTCTGGCCTGGGGGGTCTGGCCTCCCGCACCTTTGGgccttcaggaagccttcccagcCTGAGCCTGGAGTCCCCCCTGCTAGGGGCAG GCATCTACACCAGTAATAAGGACCCCATCTCCCATGGTGGCAGTAGTGGAATGCTGCGTGCTGTCTGCAGCACCCCCCTCTCTTCCAGCCTGCTGGGGCCCCCAGGGACCTCGGCCCTGCCCCGCCTCAGCCTCAGCCGTTCCCCATTCACCagcaccctcccctcctcctctgcttctaTCTCCACCACTCAG GTGTTTTCTCTGGCTGGCTCTACCTTTAGCCTCCCTTCTACCCACATCTTTGGAACCCCCATGGGTGCCGTTAACCCCCTCCTCACCCAGGCCGAGAGCAGCCACACAG AGCCAGACCTGGAGGACTGCAGCTTCCGGTGTCGGGGGACCTCCCCCCAGGAGAGTCTGTCTTCCAT GTCCCCCATCAGCAGCCTCCCCGCACTCTTTGACCAGACAGCTTCTGCACCCTGTGGGGGTGGCCAGTTAGACCCAGCGGCCCCCGGAACGACTAATATGGAGCAGCTGTTGGAGAAGCAGGGCGACGGCGAGGCCGGTGTCAACA TCGTGGAGATGCTGAAGGCCCTGCACGCGCTGCAGAAGGAAAACCAGCGGCTTCAGGAACAGATCCTGAGCCTGACAGCCAAGAAGGAGCGGCTGCAGATTCTCAACGTGCAGCTTTCTGTGCCCTTCCCCGCCCTCCCTGCCGCCCTGCCTGCAGCCAACGGCCCAGTCCCTGGGCCCTATGGCCTGCCTCCCCAAG CCGGCAGCAGCGATTCCTTAAGCACCAGCAAGAGCCCCCCGGGGAAGAACAGTCTTGGCCTGGACAACTCTCTGTCCACGTCTTCCGAG gaccCACACTCAGGCTGCCCCAGCCGCAGCAGCTCGTCGCTGTCCTTCCACAGCACGCCCCCACCGCTGCCCCTGCTCCAGCAGAGCCCTGCCactctgcccctggccctgcctgggGCCCCTGCCCCGCTCCCGCCCCAGCCACAGAACGGGCTGGGCCGGGCACCGGGGGCGGCGGGGCTGGGGGCCATGCCTATGGCTGAGGGGCTGTTGGGGGGGCTGGCGGGCAGCGGGGCCCTGCCCCTCAATGGGCTCCTGGGGGGGTTGAATGGGGCTGCCGCCCCCAACCCTGCAGGCTTGAGCCAGGCTGGCGGGGCCCCCGCACTGCAGCTGCCGGGTTGTCTGAACAG CCTCACGGAGCAGCAGAGGCATCTCCTGCAGCAGCAAGAGCAGCAGCTCCAGCAGCTCCAGCAGCTCCTGGCCTCCCCGCAGCTGACTCCG GAACACCAGACCGTTGTCTACCAGATGATCCAGCAGATCCAGCAGAAGCGGGAGCTGCAGAGGCTGCAGATGGCCGGGGGCTCCCAGCTGCCCATGGCCAGCCTGCTGGCAGGAAGCTCCACCCCGCTGCTGTCCGCGGGTACCCCTGGCCTGCTGCCCGCAGCATCCGCCCCCCCGCTGCTGCCTGCTGGGGCCCTGGTGGCTCCCTCACTGGGCAATACGAGTCTCATGGCCGCAGCGGCGGCTGctgcagcagtagcagcagcaggcGGACCTCCAGTCCTCACGGCCCAGACCAACCCCTTCCTCAGCCTGGCGGGGGCGGACGGCAGTGGCCCCAAAGGAGGG aCCGCTGACAAAGGAACCTCAGCCAACCAGGAAAAAGGCTAA
- the MLLT6 gene encoding protein AF-17 isoform X5, with amino-acid sequence MKEMVGGCCVCSDERGWAENPLVYCDGHACSVAVHQACYGIVQVPTGPWFCRKCESQERAARVRCELCPHKDGALKRTDNGGWAHVVCALYIPEVQFANVLTMEPIVLQYVPHDRFNKTCYICEEQGRESKAASGACMTCNRHGCRQAFHVTCAQMAGLLCEEEVLEVDNVKYCGYCKYHFSKMKTSRHTGGGGGGTGGGGGTGGGGSGFIAGRRSRSASPSTLQEKHPSHHERGQKKSRKDKERLKQKHKKRPESPPSILAPPVVPTADKVPSSASSSSHHEASTQETSESSRDSKGKKSSSHSLSHKGKKLSSGKGVSSFTSASSSSSSSSSSSSSSSGGPFQPAVSSLQSSPDFSTFPKLEQPEEDKYSKPAAPTPSAPPSPSAPEPPKADLFEQKVVFSGFGPIMRFSTTTSSSGRTRAPSPGDYKSPHVSGSGASAGTHKRMPTLSAAPVPAEDTPETGLKEKKHKASKRSRHGPGRPKGSRNKEGTGGPAAPSLPNTQLAGFTATAASPFSGGSLVSSGLGGLASRTFGPSGSLPSLSLESPLLGAGIYTSNKDPISHGGSSGMLRAVCSTPLSSSLLGPPGTSALPRLSLSRSPFTSTLPSSSASISTTQVFSLAGSTFSLPSTHIFGTPMGAVNPLLTQAESSHTEPDLEDCSFRCRGTSPQESLSSMSPISSLPALFDQTASAPCGGGQLDPAAPGTTNMEQLLEKQGDGEAGVNIVEMLKALHALQKENQRLQEQILSLTAKKERLQILNVQLSVPFPALPAALPAANGPVPGPYGLPPQAGSSDSLSTSKSPPGKNSLGLDNSLSTSSEPHGAAEASPAAARAAAPAAPAAPGLPAADSGTPDRCLPDDPADPAEAGAAEAADGRGLPAAHGQPAGRKLHPAAVRGYPWPAARSIRPPAAACWGPGGSLTGQYESHGRSGGCCSSSSSRRTSSPHGPDQPLPQPGGGGRQWPQRRDR; translated from the exons GCTGGGCCCACGTGGTGTGTGCCCTCTACATCCCGGAGGTGCAGTTCGCCAATGTGCTCACCATGGAGCCCATCGTGCTGCAGTACGTGCCTCATGACCGCTTCAACAAG ACATGCTACATCTGTGAGGAGCAGGGCCGAGAGAGCAAGGCAGCCTCGGGAGCCTGCATGACCTGTAACCGCCACGGATGTCGGCAAGCTTTCCATGTCACCTG CGCCCAAATGGCAGGCCTGCTGTGTGAGGAGGAAGTGCTGGAGGTGGACAACGTCAAGTACTGTGGCTATTGCAAATACCATTTCAGCAAAATG aAGACATCCCGGCATACCGGCGGGGGAGGCggaggaacaggaggaggaggaggcacagGGGGCGGTGGCAGTGGCTTTATTGCTGGCCGGAGAAGCCGGTCAGCCTCTCCATCCACTCTGCAGGAAAAGCACCCTTCCCACCATGAAAGGGGCCAGAAGAAG AGTCGAAAGGACAAAGAACGCCTTAAACAGAAGCACAAGAAGCGGCCTGAGTCACCCCCCAGCATCCTTGCCCCGCCTGTGGTCCCCACTGCTGACAAG gTCCCCTCCTCAGCTTCCTCGTCCTCCCACCATGAGGCCAGCACTCAGGAGACCTCTGAGAGCAGCAGGGACTCAAAGGGGAAAAAGTCTTCCAGCCATAGCCTGAGTCACAAGGGGAAGAAACTGAGCAGTGGGAAAGGTGTGAGCAGTTTCACctcggcctcctcctcctcctcctcctcctcctcctcctcttcctcctcctctgggggGCCCTTCCAGCCTGCAG TCTCGTCCCTGCAGAGCTCCCCTGACTTCTCGACGTTCCCCAAGCTGGAGCAGCCAGAGGAGGACAAGTACTCCAAGCCTGCAGCCCCTACCCCTTCAGcacccccctctccctcagcccccgaGCCCCCCAAGGCTGATCTCTTTGAGCAGAAGGTGGTCTTCTCTGGCTTCGGGCCCATCATGCGCttctccaccaccacctccagctCAGGCCGCACCCGGGCCCCATCCCCTGGAGACTACAAGTCTCCCCATGTCTCCGGGTCCGGGGCCTCAGCAGGCACCCACAAGCGGATGCCCACACTGAGTGCCGCCCCCGTGCCTGCTGAGGACACCCCTGAGACAGGCCTGAAGGAGAAGAAGCACAAGGCTAGCAAGAGGAGCCGACATGGACCAGGTCGTCCCAAGGGCAGCCGGAACAAGGAGGGGACTGGGGGCccagctgccccctccctgcccaatACCCAGCTGGCTGGCTTTACGGCCACTGCTGCCTCACCCTTCTCTGGAGGTTCCCTGGTCAGCTCTGGCCTGGGGGGTCTGGCCTCCCGCACCTTTGGgccttcaggaagccttcccagcCTGAGCCTGGAGTCCCCCCTGCTAGGGGCAG GCATCTACACCAGTAATAAGGACCCCATCTCCCATGGTGGCAGTAGTGGAATGCTGCGTGCTGTCTGCAGCACCCCCCTCTCTTCCAGCCTGCTGGGGCCCCCAGGGACCTCGGCCCTGCCCCGCCTCAGCCTCAGCCGTTCCCCATTCACCagcaccctcccctcctcctctgcttctaTCTCCACCACTCAG GTGTTTTCTCTGGCTGGCTCTACCTTTAGCCTCCCTTCTACCCACATCTTTGGAACCCCCATGGGTGCCGTTAACCCCCTCCTCACCCAGGCCGAGAGCAGCCACACAG AGCCAGACCTGGAGGACTGCAGCTTCCGGTGTCGGGGGACCTCCCCCCAGGAGAGTCTGTCTTCCAT GTCCCCCATCAGCAGCCTCCCCGCACTCTTTGACCAGACAGCTTCTGCACCCTGTGGGGGTGGCCAGTTAGACCCAGCGGCCCCCGGAACGACTAATATGGAGCAGCTGTTGGAGAAGCAGGGCGACGGCGAGGCCGGTGTCAACA TCGTGGAGATGCTGAAGGCCCTGCACGCGCTGCAGAAGGAAAACCAGCGGCTTCAGGAACAGATCCTGAGCCTGACAGCCAAGAAGGAGCGGCTGCAGATTCTCAACGTGCAGCTTTCTGTGCCCTTCCCCGCCCTCCCTGCCGCCCTGCCTGCAGCCAACGGCCCAGTCCCTGGGCCCTATGGCCTGCCTCCCCAAG CCGGCAGCAGCGATTCCTTAAGCACCAGCAAGAGCCCCCCGGGGAAGAACAGTCTTGGCCTGGACAACTCTCTGTCCACGTCTTCCGAG CCTCACGGAGCAGCAGAGGCATCTCCTGCAGCAGCAAGAGCAGCAGCTCCAGCAGCTCCAGCAGCTCCTGGCCTCCCCGCAGCTGACTCCG GAACACCAGACCGTTGTCTACCAGATGATCCAGCAGATCCAGCAGAAGCGGGAGCTGCAGAGGCTGCAGATGGCCGGGGGCTCCCAGCTGCCCATGGCCAGCCTGCTGGCAGGAAGCTCCACCCCGCTGCTGTCCGCGGGTACCCCTGGCCTGCTGCCCGCAGCATCCGCCCCCCCGCTGCTGCCTGCTGGGGCCCTGGTGGCTCCCTCACTGGGCAATACGAGTCTCATGGCCGCAGCGGCGGCTGctgcagcagtagcagcagcaggcGGACCTCCAGTCCTCACGGCCCAGACCAACCCCTTCCTCAGCCTGGCGGGGGCGGACGGCAGTGGCCCCAAAGGAGGG aCCGCTGA
- the MLLT6 gene encoding protein AF-17 isoform X6 yields MKEMVGGCCVCSDERGWAENPLVYCDGHACSVAVHQACYGIVQVPTGPWFCRKCESQERAARVRCELCPHKDGALKRTDNGGWAHVVCALYIPEVQFANVLTMEPIVLQYVPHDRFNKTCYICEEQGRESKAASGACMTCNRHGCRQAFHVTCAQMAGLLCEEEVLEVDNVKYCGYCKYHFSKMKTSRHTGGGGGGTGGGGGTGGGGSGFIAGRRSRSASPSTLQEKHPSHHERGQKKSRKDKERLKQKHKKRPESPPSILAPPVVPTADKVPSSASSSSHHEASTQETSESSRDSKGKKSSSHSLSHKGKKLSSGKGVSSFTSASSSSSSSSSSSSSSSGGPFQPAVSSLQSSPDFSTFPKLEQPEEDKYSKPAAPTPSAPPSPSAPEPPKADLFEQKVVFSGFGPIMRFSTTTSSSGRTRAPSPGDYKSPHVSGSGASAGTHKRMPTLSAAPVPAEDTPETGLKEKKHKASKRSRHGPGRPKGSRNKEGTGGPAAPSLPNTQLAGFTATAASPFSGGSLVSSGLGGLASRTFGPSGSLPSLSLESPLLGAGIYTSNKDPISHGGSSGMLRAVCSTPLSSSLLGPPGTSALPRLSLSRSPFTSTLPSSSASISTTQVFSLAGSTFSLPSTHIFGTPMGAVNPLLTQAESSHTEPDLEDCSFRCRGTSPQESLSSMSPISSLPALFDQTASAPCGGGQLDPAAPGTTNMEQLLEKQGDGEAGVNIVEMLKALHALQKENQRLQEQILSLTAKKERLQILNVQLSVPFPALPAALPAANGPVPGPYGLPPQAGSSDSLSTSKSPPGKNSLGLDNSLSTSSEDPHSGCPSRSSSSLSFHSTPPPLPLLQQSPATLPLALPGAPAPLPPQPQNGLGRAPGAAGLGAMPMAEGLLGGLAGSGALPLNGLLGGLNGAAAPNPAGLSQAGGAPALQLPGCLNSLTGCRI; encoded by the exons GCTGGGCCCACGTGGTGTGTGCCCTCTACATCCCGGAGGTGCAGTTCGCCAATGTGCTCACCATGGAGCCCATCGTGCTGCAGTACGTGCCTCATGACCGCTTCAACAAG ACATGCTACATCTGTGAGGAGCAGGGCCGAGAGAGCAAGGCAGCCTCGGGAGCCTGCATGACCTGTAACCGCCACGGATGTCGGCAAGCTTTCCATGTCACCTG CGCCCAAATGGCAGGCCTGCTGTGTGAGGAGGAAGTGCTGGAGGTGGACAACGTCAAGTACTGTGGCTATTGCAAATACCATTTCAGCAAAATG aAGACATCCCGGCATACCGGCGGGGGAGGCggaggaacaggaggaggaggaggcacagGGGGCGGTGGCAGTGGCTTTATTGCTGGCCGGAGAAGCCGGTCAGCCTCTCCATCCACTCTGCAGGAAAAGCACCCTTCCCACCATGAAAGGGGCCAGAAGAAG AGTCGAAAGGACAAAGAACGCCTTAAACAGAAGCACAAGAAGCGGCCTGAGTCACCCCCCAGCATCCTTGCCCCGCCTGTGGTCCCCACTGCTGACAAG gTCCCCTCCTCAGCTTCCTCGTCCTCCCACCATGAGGCCAGCACTCAGGAGACCTCTGAGAGCAGCAGGGACTCAAAGGGGAAAAAGTCTTCCAGCCATAGCCTGAGTCACAAGGGGAAGAAACTGAGCAGTGGGAAAGGTGTGAGCAGTTTCACctcggcctcctcctcctcctcctcctcctcctcctcctcttcctcctcctctgggggGCCCTTCCAGCCTGCAG TCTCGTCCCTGCAGAGCTCCCCTGACTTCTCGACGTTCCCCAAGCTGGAGCAGCCAGAGGAGGACAAGTACTCCAAGCCTGCAGCCCCTACCCCTTCAGcacccccctctccctcagcccccgaGCCCCCCAAGGCTGATCTCTTTGAGCAGAAGGTGGTCTTCTCTGGCTTCGGGCCCATCATGCGCttctccaccaccacctccagctCAGGCCGCACCCGGGCCCCATCCCCTGGAGACTACAAGTCTCCCCATGTCTCCGGGTCCGGGGCCTCAGCAGGCACCCACAAGCGGATGCCCACACTGAGTGCCGCCCCCGTGCCTGCTGAGGACACCCCTGAGACAGGCCTGAAGGAGAAGAAGCACAAGGCTAGCAAGAGGAGCCGACATGGACCAGGTCGTCCCAAGGGCAGCCGGAACAAGGAGGGGACTGGGGGCccagctgccccctccctgcccaatACCCAGCTGGCTGGCTTTACGGCCACTGCTGCCTCACCCTTCTCTGGAGGTTCCCTGGTCAGCTCTGGCCTGGGGGGTCTGGCCTCCCGCACCTTTGGgccttcaggaagccttcccagcCTGAGCCTGGAGTCCCCCCTGCTAGGGGCAG GCATCTACACCAGTAATAAGGACCCCATCTCCCATGGTGGCAGTAGTGGAATGCTGCGTGCTGTCTGCAGCACCCCCCTCTCTTCCAGCCTGCTGGGGCCCCCAGGGACCTCGGCCCTGCCCCGCCTCAGCCTCAGCCGTTCCCCATTCACCagcaccctcccctcctcctctgcttctaTCTCCACCACTCAG GTGTTTTCTCTGGCTGGCTCTACCTTTAGCCTCCCTTCTACCCACATCTTTGGAACCCCCATGGGTGCCGTTAACCCCCTCCTCACCCAGGCCGAGAGCAGCCACACAG AGCCAGACCTGGAGGACTGCAGCTTCCGGTGTCGGGGGACCTCCCCCCAGGAGAGTCTGTCTTCCAT GTCCCCCATCAGCAGCCTCCCCGCACTCTTTGACCAGACAGCTTCTGCACCCTGTGGGGGTGGCCAGTTAGACCCAGCGGCCCCCGGAACGACTAATATGGAGCAGCTGTTGGAGAAGCAGGGCGACGGCGAGGCCGGTGTCAACA TCGTGGAGATGCTGAAGGCCCTGCACGCGCTGCAGAAGGAAAACCAGCGGCTTCAGGAACAGATCCTGAGCCTGACAGCCAAGAAGGAGCGGCTGCAGATTCTCAACGTGCAGCTTTCTGTGCCCTTCCCCGCCCTCCCTGCCGCCCTGCCTGCAGCCAACGGCCCAGTCCCTGGGCCCTATGGCCTGCCTCCCCAAG CCGGCAGCAGCGATTCCTTAAGCACCAGCAAGAGCCCCCCGGGGAAGAACAGTCTTGGCCTGGACAACTCTCTGTCCACGTCTTCCGAG gaccCACACTCAGGCTGCCCCAGCCGCAGCAGCTCGTCGCTGTCCTTCCACAGCACGCCCCCACCGCTGCCCCTGCTCCAGCAGAGCCCTGCCactctgcccctggccctgcctgggGCCCCTGCCCCGCTCCCGCCCCAGCCACAGAACGGGCTGGGCCGGGCACCGGGGGCGGCGGGGCTGGGGGCCATGCCTATGGCTGAGGGGCTGTTGGGGGGGCTGGCGGGCAGCGGGGCCCTGCCCCTCAATGGGCTCCTGGGGGGGTTGAATGGGGCTGCCGCCCCCAACCCTGCAGGCTTGAGCCAGGCTGGCGGGGCCCCCGCACTGCAGCTGCCGGGTTGTCTGAACAG TCTTACAGGGTGTAGAATCTAG